The Thermosynechococcus sp. genome has a segment encoding these proteins:
- a CDS encoding EI24 domain-containing protein, whose translation MIKQLWSAGQQFQAGFFAFGRGLFFIARYHLWGYVLLPACLSLVLGVTLIIVAFWAVQVVGDYWFVAEEWQWLYQGFIDILATLIAVFLALIGYQTLIPLVVIPFLGPLLNRVEKITTGQTIEVGWQRDLLNAAVGSWFALRDAVLQVILLLLSFLTGPLQPIVMAIANSYFLGRGSFDYLLEKHSTSLRERKLLTRAYRPQIYGLGLAQFLGLLIPLVGLVLVPAVGVVAAALLMQDHPPQQQLMAANAVSRR comes from the coding sequence GTGATCAAGCAGCTTTGGTCAGCAGGACAACAGTTTCAGGCGGGTTTCTTTGCCTTTGGTCGTGGTCTTTTTTTTATAGCCCGTTATCATCTTTGGGGCTATGTGCTGTTACCTGCCTGCTTGAGCCTTGTTCTGGGGGTAACGCTCATCATTGTGGCTTTCTGGGCTGTTCAAGTCGTTGGTGATTATTGGTTTGTTGCTGAAGAATGGCAGTGGCTCTACCAAGGATTCATTGATATTTTGGCAACCCTCATTGCTGTCTTTTTAGCCCTGATTGGCTATCAAACACTGATTCCCCTTGTGGTGATTCCTTTCCTTGGCCCCCTGCTTAACCGTGTTGAAAAAATTACCACGGGACAAACAATAGAGGTGGGGTGGCAACGTGATTTATTGAATGCCGCTGTCGGTAGCTGGTTTGCACTGCGGGATGCGGTGCTACAAGTGATCCTCCTGCTGCTTTCATTTTTAACGGGGCCACTGCAACCGATCGTGATGGCGATCGCCAACAGTTATTTTCTGGGACGGGGCAGTTTTGACTACCTTTTAGAGAAACACAGCACCTCCCTCAGGGAGCGGAAACTTTTGACCCGTGCCTATAGGCCACAGATCTATGGCCTTGGTTTGGCGCAGTTTTTGGGGCTGTTGATCCCCTTAGTGGGTTTGGTACTGGTACCGGCAGTGGGGGTGGTGGCTGCTGCTTTGCTCATGCAAGATCATCCACCGCAACAACAGTTGATGGCAGCGAATGCGGTTTCTCGGCGTTGA
- a CDS encoding DUF6825 family protein, producing MSQSPLEAFFLGRATATLLRDQAQHLFVEFLSQVGRFDAEQRQRLHEFMEEVQTRARQEAAMVVPRGSQRVDWQALIDDLRAEIAALRTELQRYRNRES from the coding sequence ATGAGTCAATCGCCGCTGGAGGCCTTTTTCCTTGGTCGAGCGACTGCAACGCTCCTGCGTGATCAGGCGCAGCATCTGTTTGTCGAATTCCTGAGTCAAGTGGGGCGATTTGATGCCGAACAGCGGCAGCGGCTCCATGAATTCATGGAAGAGGTACAGACTCGTGCCCGCCAAGAAGCCGCAATGGTGGTGCCGCGAGGCAGCCAACGGGTGGACTGGCAAGCTCTAATTGATGATTTGCGCGCTGAAATTGCAGCCCTACGCACGGAACTGCAACGCTATCGCAATCGTGAAAGTTAA
- a CDS encoding DUF429 domain-containing protein encodes MRFLGVDLAWKGGASGYCCLQWQAQDLELVALDRSRNTAELLSWIDREAPSAQAAIVAVDAPLIIPNPRGMRSCDRQSHQVLGRYHAGCYPANQQSPFASHTTGFSEALSQRGFRHAPTIRPQQSGRFQIEVFPHATAIALFELDQIIKYKKGRLAERRRGLARLRELMTTRLCHCEPSLRLQFPAALPTSGRDLKVLEDQLDAILCAYTAAYWWYWGSDRHWVLGTESFSPAPATTDAYLKTGYIVVPRR; translated from the coding sequence ATGCGGTTTCTCGGCGTTGATCTGGCCTGGAAGGGGGGAGCATCGGGGTACTGCTGTTTACAATGGCAGGCCCAGGATCTGGAGCTTGTGGCTCTGGATCGCTCCCGCAATACGGCGGAACTCCTGTCATGGATTGATCGGGAGGCACCCTCTGCGCAAGCAGCAATAGTGGCGGTGGATGCGCCCCTAATTATTCCCAATCCCAGGGGAATGCGCTCCTGCGATCGCCAGTCCCATCAAGTCCTTGGGCGCTACCATGCTGGCTGTTATCCTGCGAATCAGCAGTCCCCCTTTGCAAGCCACACCACGGGTTTTAGTGAAGCCCTCAGCCAACGGGGCTTTCGCCATGCTCCTACCATCCGGCCGCAGCAATCGGGACGGTTTCAAATTGAAGTTTTCCCCCATGCTACGGCGATCGCCCTCTTTGAGCTTGATCAAATCATCAAGTACAAAAAAGGCCGCCTGGCAGAGCGACGCAGGGGGTTAGCTCGTCTTCGCGAGTTAATGACAACCCGCCTTTGCCACTGTGAGCCGTCCCTAAGGTTGCAGTTCCCGGCAGCCCTGCCCACCAGTGGGCGCGATCTCAAAGTGTTGGAAGATCAACTGGATGCCATTCTCTGTGCCTATACAGCAGCCTATTGGTGGTACTGGGGGAGCGATCGCCACTGGGTGCTCGGCACCGAGTCATTTTCACCAGCGCCAGCAACCACCGATGCCTACCTGAAAACAGGATATATCGTTGTTCCCCGTCGTTAA